The Gimibacter soli genome includes a region encoding these proteins:
- a CDS encoding SIMPL domain-containing protein (The SIMPL domain is named for its presence in mouse protein SIMPL (signalling molecule that associates with mouse pelle-like kinase). Bacterial member BP26, from Brucella, was shown to assemble into a channel-like structure, while YggE from E. coli has been associated with resistance to oxidative stress.), producing MISNKSNTSVGMVTASRISLSGWIVATNQHEKPEDRFVTVQGLAEREIMADSAVWTLRLQAHGEKEIDALAALSRQCRAVDSFLISHGLRPRDWSSGAPSLTRKEGAPVRAACTIRIETGAVWSVASAYQDTARLKANGVTLVSRPAPVFQISDISSLAPELLWEASSRARESAERYAAEAFTRLIGLKRAHQGNIEILAGEGGKGSAESGQIIKKLRVVSTLEFRLAT from the coding sequence ATGATTTCGAACAAGAGTAACACCAGTGTCGGCATGGTCACCGCCAGCCGAATTTCCCTCTCTGGGTGGATTGTCGCCACCAACCAGCATGAAAAGCCGGAAGACCGCTTCGTCACGGTTCAGGGCCTTGCCGAACGCGAGATAATGGCCGACAGCGCCGTTTGGACCCTGCGCCTGCAAGCGCACGGCGAAAAGGAAATCGACGCCCTCGCTGCCCTGTCACGCCAGTGCCGCGCGGTGGACAGTTTCCTGATCAGCCACGGCCTCCGCCCTCGCGACTGGTCCTCCGGGGCGCCCAGCCTGACCCGCAAGGAAGGGGCACCCGTCCGTGCTGCCTGTACGATCCGCATCGAGACGGGGGCCGTCTGGTCGGTGGCGTCGGCCTATCAGGATACCGCGCGGCTCAAGGCGAACGGTGTGACGCTCGTCTCCCGCCCGGCGCCGGTTTTTCAGATTTCCGATATCAGCAGCCTTGCGCCCGAGCTTCTGTGGGAGGCCTCATCCAGGGCAAGGGAAAGTGCGGAACGCTACGCGGCTGAAGCTTTCACCCGCCTTATCGGGCTGAAGCGCGCCCATCAGGGCAATATCGAAATTCTTGCAGGTGAAGGCGGCAAAGGCAGCGCAGAGTCCGGCCAGATCATCAAGAAGCTGAGGGTGGTTTCCACCCTCGAATTCCGTCTGGCCACCTGA
- a CDS encoding molybdenum cofactor biosynthesis protein MoaE has product MAPTPSVSVQAEAFDTGAEVAALTAGRTDIGAVVSFTGLVRDLTGDLEAMTLEHYPGMTERELTAIAEDACKRWPLDGVRVIHRYGRLTPGDPIVLVVTASAHRRAAFEAADFLMDYLKTRAPFWKKESRHGTAGEWVEAKAKDDADAARWEKGEKVQE; this is encoded by the coding sequence GTGGCTCCCACACCCAGCGTCAGCGTCCAGGCGGAAGCTTTCGATACCGGTGCCGAAGTCGCCGCCCTCACCGCTGGCCGCACGGATATCGGTGCTGTTGTCAGCTTCACCGGCCTTGTCCGTGACCTGACCGGCGACCTGGAAGCCATGACGCTGGAGCATTATCCCGGCATGACGGAGCGCGAGCTGACTGCCATCGCCGAAGATGCCTGCAAACGCTGGCCGCTGGATGGAGTTCGCGTGATTCACCGTTACGGTCGTCTCACGCCCGGCGACCCCATCGTGCTTGTTGTCACCGCCTCCGCCCACCGCCGCGCGGCGTTTGAAGCTGCCGATTTCCTGATGGATTATCTGAAAACCCGCGCCCCCTTCTGGAAGAAGGAAAGTCGCCATGGAACGGCTGGCGAATGGGTCGAAGCCAAGGCAAAGGACGATGCCGACGCCGCCCGCTGGGAAAAAGGCGAAAAAGTGCAGGAATAG